The following proteins come from a genomic window of Rutidosis leptorrhynchoides isolate AG116_Rl617_1_P2 chromosome 10, CSIRO_AGI_Rlap_v1, whole genome shotgun sequence:
- the LOC139870451 gene encoding uncharacterized mitochondrial protein AtMg01250-like: protein MGFGDKWRKWIFACLSSASVSILVNGSPTKEFKLERSVRQGDPLSSFLFIIAVEGLNWLAKAAVQAKLFVGVEVGRDKILISYLQYADDTIFFGKWNMINIVNLMKLLKCFELASGLKINYHKSSLFRVGLDHSEVIHSAQLIGCKVGSFPCIYLGLPVGAKMNKKINWKPVIEKRLADWKARAMSFGRRLTLIKSVLNSLPLYYFSLFRA from the coding sequence ATGGGTTTCGGGGATAAGTGGCGGAAGTGGATTTTTGCGTGTCTTAGCTCGGCATCCGTCTCTATCTTGGTTAATGGCTCACCTACTAAGGAGTTTAAACTTGAAAGGAGTGTGAGGCAAGGAGACCCGCTTTCATCTTTTCTTTTCATTATTGCGGTGGAAGGGTTAAATTGGCTTGCAAAGGCAGCGGTTCAAGCCAAATTGTTTGTGGGTGTGGAGGTAGGTCGAGACAAAATTCTAATTTCGTACTTGCAATACGCCGACGACACGATATTTTTTGGTAAGTGGAACATGATTAATATTGTGAATCTAATGAAACTTTTGAAATGTTTTGAGCTAGCATCCGGTCTAAAAATTAACTACCACAAAAGTAGTTTATTTAGGGTGGGGCTTGATCACTCGGAGGTTATCCATTCGGCGCAGTTAATTGGGTGTAAGGTCGGTTCCTTTCCTTGTATATATCTTGGACTCCCCGTGGGTGCGAAAATGAATAAAAAGATCAATTGGAAACCAGTTATCGAAAAAAGGCTTGCGGATTGGAAAGCCCGTGCGATGTCATTTGGTAGAAGATTGACTCTCATTAAATCGGTTCTCAATAGCTTGCCGTTGTACTATTTCTCGCTCTTCCGTGCTTAA